Proteins encoded within one genomic window of Mycolicibacterium aubagnense:
- a CDS encoding PPE family protein, with the protein MAPFLPAMPAMFYGAFPPEVNTGRLMAGAGPAPMLQAAAGWEALAIALETQAVELSASLSELSANWSGMGSERAVTATMPMVTWLHTTAIQAQKRAMQALAQAESYTVALASTPQLPEIETNHVTHAVLEGTNFLGINTVPIGFNEADYARMWALAGAVMEAYNAETTMNTLFEPILPATPIVIPGVGEATEAAIVAQAVMGVSEAVARNLVIAQVAGQSVIEDAALMVGNAASQASFAGGAAQNQASKAESAAQRASEQQDKGQQGTQMMMQVASQVGSQVAQLPQQLGQLITQPVQQLSQPMQQVTQIFSQLGSSFGQNNGPQIGLMGASPFSNHPLAGGSGATSGAGLVRAASLPGMGGSAPRTPLMASLVGSLEGPSTASLEAGAAAGASGAGKAPVSSAGGAGTGMGPGGKAEKGGGTREALKAPGVLVQDLDDDDDDW; encoded by the coding sequence ATGGCACCATTTCTTCCCGCCATGCCGGCGATGTTCTACGGAGCATTTCCGCCGGAGGTGAACACCGGCCGGCTGATGGCCGGTGCAGGTCCTGCGCCGATGCTGCAAGCGGCCGCGGGGTGGGAGGCGCTGGCGATTGCGCTGGAGACACAGGCGGTGGAGCTTTCCGCCAGTTTGTCGGAGTTGAGTGCCAACTGGTCGGGAATGGGCAGCGAACGCGCGGTTACGGCAACCATGCCGATGGTGACGTGGTTGCACACGACCGCGATCCAGGCGCAGAAGCGTGCGATGCAGGCATTGGCACAAGCCGAGTCGTACACCGTGGCGCTGGCCTCTACTCCGCAGCTCCCCGAGATCGAGACGAACCACGTCACACACGCCGTGCTCGAGGGCACTAATTTCCTCGGTATCAACACCGTCCCCATCGGCTTCAATGAGGCGGACTACGCGCGCATGTGGGCATTGGCGGGCGCGGTGATGGAAGCGTATAACGCCGAGACCACCATGAACACGCTGTTCGAACCGATTCTGCCGGCCACGCCGATCGTCATACCGGGTGTCGGCGAGGCGACTGAAGCGGCAATCGTCGCGCAAGCCGTGATGGGGGTATCCGAGGCGGTGGCGCGAAACTTGGTCATCGCTCAGGTCGCCGGCCAATCGGTGATAGAAGACGCGGCGTTGATGGTAGGTAATGCGGCGTCTCAGGCCAGTTTCGCGGGCGGCGCTGCTCAGAACCAAGCGTCCAAGGCGGAATCGGCGGCGCAACGCGCCAGCGAGCAGCAGGACAAGGGGCAGCAGGGCACCCAGATGATGATGCAGGTGGCATCGCAGGTCGGTTCGCAGGTAGCGCAGCTGCCGCAGCAGCTCGGTCAGCTCATCACACAACCTGTTCAGCAGCTGAGCCAGCCGATGCAGCAAGTGACCCAGATTTTCAGTCAGCTGGGCAGCAGTTTCGGCCAGAACAACGGACCACAGATTGGCCTCATGGGCGCGAGCCCGTTCTCCAACCATCCGCTGGCGGGCGGCTCGGGGGCGACCTCAGGTGCCGGCCTGGTCCGGGCAGCGTCACTGCCGGGCATGGGTGGTTCAGCACCGCGAACACCGTTGATGGCCTCGCTGGTTGGCAGCCTCGAGGGCCCTTCGACCGCTTCGCTGGAGGCCGGCGCGGCAGCGGGCGCATCGGGCGCTGGCAAGGCGCCGGTGAGTAGCGCGGGTGGTGCCGGGACCGGAATGGGGCCGGGCGGTAAAGCAGAGAAGGGCGGAGGGACGAGGGAGGCCCTCAAAGCCCCCGGGGTTCTGGTACAGGACCTCGACGACGATGACGACGACTGGTGA
- a CDS encoding WXG100 family type VII secretion target, with protein sequence MSGAQNWNFAGIEGSAGDLAGAVSTTQGLLDEGKASLAKLASVWGGSGSEAYQAVQQRWDNTAMELNNALQSLGHAVSEAGGTMQGTEHGVTGMFG encoded by the coding sequence ATGTCAGGTGCACAGAATTGGAATTTCGCAGGCATCGAAGGTAGCGCAGGCGATCTGGCCGGCGCCGTGAGCACGACGCAGGGTCTGCTGGACGAGGGTAAGGCCTCGCTGGCAAAGCTGGCTTCGGTGTGGGGCGGTTCGGGTTCGGAGGCCTACCAGGCAGTTCAGCAGCGGTGGGACAACACCGCCATGGAGCTGAACAATGCGCTGCAGAGCCTTGGCCATGCGGTCAGCGAGGCCGGTGGCACCATGCAGGGCACCGAGCACGGTGTCACCGGAATGTTCGGATAG
- a CDS encoding WXG100 family type VII secretion target, which translates to MTSMHTDAAVLASEAANFDRISGELTGVKTHVDAVAGQLATHMHSEQAGLAAQAALARFDEAMTQQLKELADISANIQTAGVQYTSSDADAGSSLANQMHI; encoded by the coding sequence ATGACAAGCATGCATACAGATGCCGCGGTCCTCGCCTCAGAGGCAGCGAACTTCGACCGCATCTCGGGCGAGCTGACCGGCGTCAAGACTCACGTCGACGCGGTGGCGGGCCAGCTGGCGACGCATATGCACAGCGAGCAAGCGGGTCTGGCAGCGCAGGCCGCCCTGGCACGTTTCGACGAGGCCATGACCCAGCAGCTCAAGGAGCTGGCTGATATCTCCGCCAACATCCAGACCGCCGGCGTGCAGTACACCTCGTCCGACGCCGACGCGGGGTCGTCGCTGGCGAACCAGATGCACATCTAG